Proteins found in one Carassius auratus strain Wakin chromosome 42, ASM336829v1, whole genome shotgun sequence genomic segment:
- the LOC113060782 gene encoding F-box only protein 33-like — protein MALCSSVGALALPSELIVHIFSFLSDRDKLRASAVCSRWRECLFYPALWTELKLRVGGGTNGGGSGSEQTPRLEFLMRKFGSFVRELQLEFAPLDGCLSPLQHGVEAVESDPQFAKDAMVTYLDQVLCVLGGLRNNRNLQKLSLYGDTCILQDDGILDSSYLSQVDQGGKKTKEIQQLFEEILSNSRQLKWLSSAFMFGVVTPCSLASLSNHSTSSLEHLSLIDNQLPSLISTIELERLIHLQSLSLEFCDFTSDMCRLLACGDRAPLHRLSLLLNGAALDVKPLDGTATEDDWKALVRRSTNLRVYIMAMDVCSQDLLRVLKPSLPLERIHLDSYSSLVTDGVLELISQQYHKTLSHFILMRDDAGFPDLSVNRNEDPLVLLAWRCVHLAVLIIHGYTVWSHNLVAISRLRGSNLKVLEVSEESIDFDPDQSVYIEGDPVHNLVKEVSLGLGRVWHPSMDNSMVLNEPTQHFHREMQSFSAGM, from the exons ATGGCTCTGTGCAGTAGCGTCGGAGCCTTGGCGTTACCAAGCGAGCTTATCGTTCACATATTCTCCTTCCTGTCAGACCGAGACAAGCTCCGGGCCTCGGCGGTGTGCTCTCGCTGGAGGGAGTGTCTCTTCTACCCTGCACTCTGGACGGAGCTCAAGCTGCGCGTCGGTGGCGGAACCAACGGCGGCGGATCTGGATCGGAACAAACCCCGCGATTAGAGTTCCTCATGCGCAAGTTCGGCTCGTTCGTGCGGGAGCTACAGCTGGAGTTCGCCCCGCTGGACGGCTGTCTAAGCCCGCTGCAGCACGGAGTGGAAGCCGTCGAGAGCGACCCGCAGTTCGCGAAAGATGCGATGGTGACATATTTGGATCAAGTGTTGTGTGTCCTCGGCGGGCTGCGTAATAACAG AAACCTCCAGAAGCTGAGTCTCTATGGGGACACATGCATTCTTCAGGATGACGGCATTTTGGACAGCTCTTACCTCAGCCAGGTCGACCAAGGGGGCAAGAAAACGAAAGA GATCCAGCAGCTCTTCGAAGAGATCCTGTCCAACAGCAGGCAGTTAAAGTGGTTGTCTTCTGCGTTCATGTTCGGAGTGGTGACCCCGTGCTCTCTGGCCTCGCTCTCCAACCACAGCACCAGCTCCCTCGAGCACCTCAGTCTGATCGACAACCAGCTGCCCAGCCTGATTTCCACCATCGAACTGGAAAGGCTCATTCACCTGCAATCTCTGTCCCTAGAATTTTGCGACTTCACCTCAGATATGTGCCGTCTTCTCGCCTGCGGTGACCGAGCGCCCCTCCATCGCCTCTCCCTTTTGCTGAATGGTGCTGCTTTGGACGTCAAGCCTTTGGATGGTACCGCCACGGAAGACGATTGGAAAGCCCTGGTCCGTCGCAGCACCAACCTGCGCGTCTACATCATGGCGATGGATGTGTGCAGCCAGGACCTTCTGCGTGTGCTGAAGCCCAGTTTGCCCTTGGAGCGGATCCATCTGGACAGCTACAGCTCGTTGGTGACGGATGGTGTCCTGGAGCTCATCTCGCAGCAGTATCACAAAACCCTCAGCCACTTCATCTTGATGAGAGACGATGCTGGATTCCCAGACCTCAGCGTCAACCGGAATGAGGACCCGCTGGTTCTCCTCGCCTGGCGCTGTGTGCACCTCGCTGTCTTGATAATCCATG GCTACACTGTGTGGTCACACAACCTGGTGGCCATCTCTCGCCTGCGTGGGTCCAACCTCAAAGTCCTGGAGGTGTCCGAAGAGAGCATCGACTTTGACCCGGACCAGTCAGTGTACATCGAGGGCGACCCTGTCCACAATCTAGTCAAGGAGGTGTCCCTGGGCTTGGGCCGCGTCTGGCATCCCTCCATGGACAACAGCATGGTCCTGAACGAACCCACTCAGCACTTCCACCGCGAGATGCAGAGTTTCAGCGCGGGCATGTAG
- the LOC113060784 gene encoding protein FAM177A1-like: MAELSLYLTNVNVSLGQGMDAEKSSTVVKEFESVELEDLGKKKAKIPRRTIYFASGETMEEYSTDEEEEEEPEKARTLSTVDTSKLTWGPYVWFQMWRVATSTISVCDYLGEKMASLLGITTPKYQYAIDEYYRMKKEEEEEEEENRLSEEAERRFEEQHSQEGQQPKTEQPEGTASFVNVTFELEQESHAIPDANKVPAPIPS; this comes from the exons ATGGCTGAACTGTCACTGTACCTTACAAATGTAAACGTGTCTCTGGGACAAGGCATGGACGCAGAGAAG AGTTCTACAGTGGTGAAGGAGTTTGAAAGTGTTGAACTCGAAGATCTGGGTAAAAAGAAGGCAAAGATTCCTCGTAGAACGATATACTTTGCGTCTGGTGAAACCATGGAAGAGTACAGTACagacgaagaggaggaagaagaaccAGAGAAAGCCAGAACTTTAAGTACAGTGGATACA TCGAAGTTGACCTGGGGTCCATACGTCTGGTTCCAAATGTGGAGAGTGGCTACCTCAACCATCTCAG tttgtgacTATCTTGGAGAGAAAATGGCATCACTGCTGGGAATCACGACACCCAAATATCAGTATGCAATTGATGAGTACTACAGGATGAAGAAAGAG gaggaggaagaagaggaggagaaccGTCTCTCTGAGGAGGCAGAACGTCGTTTTGAGGAGCAGCACAGTCAGGAGGGCCAGCAGCCAAAGACCGAGCAACCAGAAGGAACTGCTTCTTTTGTGAATGTGACCTTTGAACTGGAGCAGGAATCACATGCTATACCTGATGCAAATAAAGTGCCTGCGCCCATTCCCTCCTAA
- the ppp2r3c gene encoding serine/threonine-protein phosphatase 2A regulatory subunit B'' subunit gamma, with translation MANDKTAHWKELLRKRLATAKQDGRTEEEKKAEETELFTKYYTEWKRGEKGEDGSFKHIPRFYYRLPAEDEVLLQKLREESRAVFLQRKSRELLDNEELQNLWFLLDKHQVPPTTGDEAMISYESFLKVGEKAGAKCKLFFTARIYAKLLHNDPYGRISIMQFFNYVMRKVWLHQTRIGLSLYDVAGQGYLRESDLENYILELIPTLPQLDGLEKSFYSFYVCTAVRKFFFFLDPLHTGKIKIQDILACSFLDDLLELRDEELSKESQESNWFSAPSALRVYGQYLNLDKDHNGMLSKEELSRYGTGTLTGVFLDRVYQECLTYDGEMDYKTYLDFVLALENRKEPAALQYIFKLLDMENKGYLNVFALNYFFRSIQEQMKIHGQEPVSFQDVKDEIFDMVKPKDPYKITLQDLVNSGQGDTVSSILIDLNGFWTYENREVLVANDTDSNTADLDDT, from the exons ATGGCAAACGATAAAACCGCACATTGGAAAGAATTACTGCGGAAAAGACTCGCCACTGCGAAACAAG ATGGCAGGacagaggaggagaagaaagcaGAGGAAACTGAATTGTTTACTAAGTACTACACTGAATGGAAAAGAGGTGAAAAAGGAGAAGATggctcatttaaacacatccCACGCTTCTACTACAGG CTTCCTGCAGAAGATGAAGTCTTGCTGCAGAAACTCAGAGAAGAATCGAGGGCAGTGTTTCTCCAGAGGAAAAGCCGGGAACTACTGGACAATGAAGAGTTGCAG AACCTTTGGTTTCTTCTCGATAAGCATCAAGTGCCGCCCACAACTGGTGACGAGGCCATGATCAGTTATGAGAGTTTCCTAAAGGTTGGAGAAAAGGCAGGCGCCAAATGCAA GCTTTTCTTCACTGCCAGAATCTATGCCAAACTGCTTCATAATGATCCATACGGGAGAATATCAATAATGCAGTTTTTCAACTATGTCATGAGAAAAG TGTGGCTGCACCAAACCAGGATTGGTTTGAGTCTTTATGATGTAGCAGGTCAGGGTTACCTCCGAGAGTCT gaTTTGGAGAACTACATTCTAGAGTTAATTCCTACACTCCCCCAACTTGATGGCTTGGAGAAATCCTTCTACTCATTTTATGTTTGCACTGCCGTTCGCAAGTTCTTCTTCTTCCTTGATCCTCTACATACTG GGAAGATAAAAATTCAGGACATCCTAGCTTGCAGTTTCTTGGATGATTTACTTGAG CTTCGAGACGAGGAGCTGTCTAAGGAAAGTCAGGAGTCCAACTGGTTCTCTGCACCTTCTGCTCTTCGGGTTTATG GTCAGTACCTCAACCTGGATAAGGACCATAACGGGATGCTCAGTAAGGAAGAGCTGTCTCGCTATGGCACAGGAACACTAACTGGTGTTTTCCTAGACCGGGTTTACCAGGAATGCTTAACCTACGACGGCGAAATG GACTATAAGACATATCTAGACTTCGTGCTGGCTCTAGAGAACAGGAAAGAGCCTGCGGCCCTCCAGTATATTTTCAAACTGCTGGACATGGAAAACAAAGGCTATCTCAATGTATTTGCCCTCAACTACTTCTTCAGG TCCATTCAGGAACAAATGAAAATACATGGGCAGGAGCCAGTTTCCTTCCAGGATGTTAAG GATGAAATCTTTGACATGGTGAAGCCTAAAGATCCTTATAAGATCACACTACAGGACCTGGTGAACAGCGGTCAGGGTGATACTGTCTCTAGTATCCTCATCGACCTCAATGGCTTCTGGACTTACGAGAACAGAGAGGTGCTGGTGGCTAATGACACTGACAGCAACACAGCTGATTTAGATGACACATGA